One Dermacentor silvarum isolate Dsil-2018 chromosome 10, BIME_Dsil_1.4, whole genome shotgun sequence genomic window carries:
- the LOC119466263 gene encoding uncharacterized protein LOC119466263, with protein MCSYTTLDFIELYKNTQPLFDAPQGDLSAYYMSIEESFDAVLELLSFQFDDNQPEISDFVNNLYMLVEKLVPKKNCLEVVSPPSAGKNFFFDAVLSFYINRGTIRNFNRYSNFPLQDTVGRRILVWNEPNCESSAFDTVKKIFGGDVDSVAVKYSPDQTISRTPVIVLSNNEVFPDDDAFNHRMFRYKWKSCPLLKRHDKKVHPMSLVMLYDKYVLDADYITARQHQ; from the coding sequence ATGTGTAGTTACACCACTCTGGACTTTATTGAACTGTATAAAAACACGCAGCCACTGTTTGATGCTCCACAAGGCGATTTGAGTGCCTATTACATGAGTATCGAGGAGTCGTTTGACGCCGTGCTGGAACTGCTGAGCTTTCAGTTTGATGACAACCAGCCCGAAATTTCCGACTTTGTAAACAACCTCTATATGCTCGTGGAAAAACTGGTACCCAAGAAGAATTGCTTGGAGGTGGTGTCGCCTCCCAGTGCTGGCAAGAACTTTTTCTTTGACGCTGTGCTTTCCTTTTATATTAACAGAGGAACCATCCGCAACTTTAACCGCTATTCCAACTTTCCTCTACAAGACACTGTAGGGCGTCGCATACTGGTGTGGAACGAGCCAAACTGCGAGTCGTCTGCCTTTGACACGGTCAAGAAAATCTTTGGCGGAGACGTGGACTCTGTGGCTGTCAAGTACTCTCCCGACCAGACCATTTCGAGAACGCCCGTCATTGTGCTGTCGAACAACGAGGTGTTTCCGGACGACGATGCCTTTAATCACCGCATGTTTCGCTACAAGTGGAAATCTTGCCCCTTGCTCAAGCGCCACGACAAGAAGGTGCACCCCATGTCTCTTGTAATGCTGTACGACAAGTATGTACTCGACGCCGACTATATAACTGCACGTCAGCACCAATAA